A region of the Methylomagnum ishizawai genome:
GCCGGGGTCGGCCTCGGCGGTTTTTTTTCGAGCGCCTCCACGAAGCCGGCCCGCTCGGCGGGCTGGGCGGGGCCGTAGTCGCGGTGGGCGCGCTGGTGGGAGAGGCCCAGTTCGTCGAAGATTTCGTAAAGCCGGTTGGCGCTCAGCGGCAGGCCCCACTTCTTAACGAGCAAACCCTGGACGTGGGCCGCCGTCCATTGGTAACTGTCGATGCCATAGTCCGCCGGCGTCTTGTGGAGCAGGATGTAGCGCAGGACCTTGCGCCGCTGCGGGTTCAGGGCTTGCGGGCGGGGCCGCCTTTGCGGGGCCAGCAGGGCGTCGAAGCCACCATGCAGGTAGCTGTCCAGCCACTCCTCCAGCGTCTTGCGCTGGACTCCCTGGCTGCGGCAGACCCCGGCCATGCTCTCGCCGTCCCACAGGGCCTTCAAGGCCAGCAGCCTACGCCGTCGGCTTTGCTGCTGGTGGCGGTAGAACAGCGCCTGCCACCGTTCGCGGTCCTGCGGGGCCAGCCGTTGGATGCGGATACAGCGGTTCATCGTGCCTTTCCCAGTCCAGTTCGATTGCCTATAAGCTTAGTCGTTCTTTAGACGGGAAGGGAGTAGGTGGGTTTTAACGGATAAACAAAGGGGATTGGTGAATAACCTGCTTTTGGGCTTTGATCCGTTGTTGTGGCTGTGCCAAAGGTTTTGCCACTCTGTGCCAAAGATCGTGCGGCGCTACGGGACGCGCCGAGGTTGTTGGCCGTGAAGTAAACGGGGTTTCACGCGGCGTGAAACCCGCATAATGAAAAAAGCCTTGCGGTTTCCCGCAAGGCTTTGATATTCATGGTGGGTCGTGCTGGATTCGAACCAGCGACCACTGCATTAAAAGTGCAATGCTCTACCGACTGAGCTAACGACCCCTCGAAGGCCGCGCATTATAATGACGCCCTCCCCATTGTTCAAGCCTTTGCCATCCACCATGTCATCGCTCCGACTCCGCCCCCTGCCTTGGCTCGCCCTGCTCCTCGCCTTCTCCCTCAGCGGCTGCGTCTGGCTGCGGCTATTGGAGCTCAAAAACCAACTGACCCAGTTCGACCGCCATTTCCGGGTGGAAGTCGCCGACCAGCATTTCATCCTGCACCTGCGCGACCCCGTGCTGCTCAGCGAGGACTTCACCGACCTGACCAAACTCAAGCCCAGCCGGGTCGGCATCCTGCCCCAGGGCTACCGCTGGTTCCTCGACTTCGCCCACGACCCGGCGGCGCAGCCTCAAAAAGACCAGCGCTTGATCTTCGCCATGAGTTTCACCCAGGACGGCAAGTTGAGCGCCTTCGATTTTCCGCCCCTGTTCCTGCAAATGGCCCCGGTGGCATTCCTGGAAGCCTCGATCCGCTCGCTGGGGCTGGGCAAGGTCGATCAGGGCAAGCAGCAATTGAAGGTCGACCCCGAGGATTTGCCCAAACTGACCGGGAAGCTGCCCAGCCAGAAAGCCATCCTCGACGCGCTGGGACCACCGACCGAGCGCGCCACCCAGGACGGACTCCAAGTCCTGCTGTACCGCTTCAAGGCCCAAACCACCCCGGTCGATCCCGATTACGAAAAGCGCCGCCTGGCCGAGGCCAAGCTGTTTTTCGATCCGGCCAAGGACGAACTGGTGCGGTTGTCGGGCCGCTTCGTCGGGCTCAAGATCGCCATCGACTACCGCAAACTGCGCCGTCCCGAAGATGAAAAAACCGCCGCCCGGCAGGACTGAATCCGCCCGCCCCGGCGGACCCTCTTGGCGCGGCGCTTGCTCATACCGCCGTTCCCATCCCGCATTCTGGTCAGGAGCCCCGCGAACCATGCCGAATACCGCCTTTGCCCACCCCGGACCGGACCACCGGCCCGTGGCCGCCCCCTGGTTACGCTGGACCTTGTTGTTCGGCTTCGCCGCCTTGATGAACGGCTGCGCCTCCTGGCTCCTGCCGTTCGGCGAATACTCCCCGCCGGAACCCCTGGAACAGGAAGCCGAAGCCAATCCCGCCGTCCACGACCTATCCCGCCATCGGTTCGCGCTGCCCAAGGACGACAATATCGTCGGCCAGCTCGGCGTGGTCGAGGTCCGGGACGGCGACACCCTGCCCGATATCGCCCGCCATTTCGGCCTGGGCTACGAGGAAATCGGCACCGCCAATCCCGGCCTCGACATGTGGGTGCCCAGGGCGGGAAGCCGCGCCGTGTTGCCCCTGCGCTTCGTCCTGCCGGACGCGCCGCGCAAGGGCATCGTGGTCAACCTGGCGGCGATGCGCTTGTTCCTGTACGGCGGCAAGGGCGGCGAGGTCGTCACCTATCCGGTGGGCATCGGCAAGGAAGGCCGCTCGACTCCCACCGGCGACATGTACGTGGCCCGCAAGGCCGAGAAGCCGGTCTGGTACGTGCCAGAATCCATCCGCCGCGACCACGAAAAGCGCGGCGACCCACTGCCGGCGGCGGTGTCGCCCGGTCCCGACAATCCGCTGGGCGCGTATGCGATGTACCTGAGCAAGCCCAGCTATCTCATCCACGGCACCAACAAGCCCTACGCCATCGGCCTTAGGGCCAGCAACGGCTGTTTGCGGCTCTACCCCGAGAACATCGACCTCTTGTACCGGCAGACCCCGGTGAAAACCCCGGTGCGGATCGTCAACCAGCCCTATCTGTTGGGTTGGCACAAGGGCCAGCTTTATCTCGAAGCCCACGAACCGCACGAGGAATTGAACGCCAAGGCGCTCCAGGCCACGCTACAGGCCAAGCTGAAGGAAATAGAGAAGAAGGGCCACGCGCTGGATTGGCCCAAGATCGAGGCCACGGTGGCGGAGGCGCGGGGGATTCCGGTGCCGGTGTTCGCGCATACGCCCGGCGTGGAGCAATTGGCCCGCCAAGCCGTGCCGCTGACACTGCCGGAACAGCTCTACGGCCAGCCGCCGGTGCCGCGGAACCCGACCCACGACGGCTGGTATGTCGAGGCGCTGGAAAGCGGCGACGCGCTCACCGCCCAGCGCACGGCGGCGGTGCTGAACCATATGGGACCGCAGATTCCGGCGCGGGCCGTGGCCTTGCCGGATGGCAACCAACGGGTGTTGGCGGGACCGTTCGAGGACGCCAAGCGCGCCCAGGCGGCGGCGCGGCAGATGCTGCTGGACCTGGACATCAAGGGGAAGATCATGCCGCCCCAACCGCAGCGCTTGACCTCGAAGTAAACCGCACCGCCCTGCCCGGCCCGTCCGGTGCCGGGGAGGGCGGATGGGAAGGCCGCTACCTGCCGCCGTCCTTTTCGCACATTTCGGGGGTCTTGCACTGGTCGGCGGTGCCCGCGAGCGGGGTGCATTGGGCTATCGCCATGCAATGGTTCATCGAAGGATGCCATTGGGTGACGCCGATCTCGCATCCGCATTTGTCGATGCCGCCCGCCCCCCCGTTGCTGCCGCTGTTCGAGGCCGAGGCGGGCTTTTTCTTGCTGACGGCCACTTCCAGGAGGAAATTGACATCGTGCTTGTTGTCCGGGTCCTTGGCGTCGCCGCCGACCGCCACGCTCAAATAATTCTGCCCGCCGGGCCGGAGTTTGAACTTGCCGGTCACGTTCGCGGAATCCAGGCTGCCCTGGGCCAGATACGCCGTGGCCCAGCCATTGCTCTGGCTGGCCTTGCCGTTGAAGGGCGCGAGCTTCCAGGCCCAGAACTTGGGGGAGGTTTGCAACTGGCTGGGATACCAGTGCAGGTGTATCCCCGCATCCTGCCGCCCCTCGAACACCGAGAGGGCGGGGACCAGATCGTCCTCGGTGGCGACGCCATCGCCATCGTCGTAGCGCTTGGCGGTGATGGAGACCCAGACATTGCCCATGCCGCCTTTCTGTAAGGCGTTCAGGTCCAGCACCACCCAGCGCGAATGCATGCTCCAGCCGTAGCATTTGCCGGCATCGACCCCGCCGGCATCCGCCATCAAGGTCTTGACATTGTCGGTGTCGCACCAGGACATCGATTTCAGGGTCGGCACGATCTGCGTGAGGCTGTTCTTCGCGGCGTCCGCCGCCTGGTCGGGATGGGTGATGTTGTCGCCGGTCTTGAGGGTGGCCGCGGTGCCTTTTTTCGCATCCAACTTGCTGAAGACGATGTTGGCCACCCATGGCCCGGTGGGCGAGGCACCGGTGCCGGGATTGACGGTGTTGTTGCTGAAGCCGATGCCGTTGCCGCCGTAGATTTCGGCGGCCCCCGCCGCGGCCGGTGCGAGGCAGGCCAAGAAGGCGCAGGCCAGTTTTCCGAGTTTCATTGTCGTTCTCCCGATTCGCGGGAATCCCCGCATAGGCATATTAGTTCGCACTAAATCACTCAAACTATATGCCACCGGACCGCATCCTCAGGCATCGCACGCGGCGTCTTCCATCCCAACAACCGTATGGATGGCATGGTTATGTGTCCGATCCCGCAAAATCGCGGGATATGGCGCATGAACGATCCATCGCCGCCGCAACAGCCCCGCCGCCCTAGAATTCCACCCCCACCGACACGAACACCGACCGACCCATGGCGGGCACGGCGGGCAATTGGTTGGGCGAATAGGGGAAGCGGGTGGCGTAGATGTACACGCCGCCCAGGGGATGGAAATAGGCCTTGTCGAGCAG
Encoded here:
- a CDS encoding helix-turn-helix domain-containing protein; amino-acid sequence: MNRCIRIQRLAPQDRERWQALFYRHQQQSRRRRLLALKALWDGESMAGVCRSQGVQRKTLEEWLDSYLHGGFDALLAPQRRPRPQALNPQRRKVLRYILLHKTPADYGIDSYQWTAAHVQGLLVKKWGLPLSANRLYEIFDELGLSHQRAHRDYGPAQPAERAGFVEALEKKPPRPTPAPPS
- a CDS encoding L,D-transpeptidase family protein — protein: MPNTAFAHPGPDHRPVAAPWLRWTLLFGFAALMNGCASWLLPFGEYSPPEPLEQEAEANPAVHDLSRHRFALPKDDNIVGQLGVVEVRDGDTLPDIARHFGLGYEEIGTANPGLDMWVPRAGSRAVLPLRFVLPDAPRKGIVVNLAAMRLFLYGGKGGEVVTYPVGIGKEGRSTPTGDMYVARKAEKPVWYVPESIRRDHEKRGDPLPAAVSPGPDNPLGAYAMYLSKPSYLIHGTNKPYAIGLRASNGCLRLYPENIDLLYRQTPVKTPVRIVNQPYLLGWHKGQLYLEAHEPHEELNAKALQATLQAKLKEIEKKGHALDWPKIEATVAEARGIPVPVFAHTPGVEQLARQAVPLTLPEQLYGQPPVPRNPTHDGWYVEALESGDALTAQRTAAVLNHMGPQIPARAVALPDGNQRVLAGPFEDAKRAQAAARQMLLDLDIKGKIMPPQPQRLTSK